One window of Candidatus Neomarinimicrobiota bacterium genomic DNA carries:
- a CDS encoding YihY/virulence factor BrkB family protein, translated as MNYQHHFYHRKQFRWMVPYINKAKQVSFPGFDRVPAFNVLLFFFRGIRDGRVIARAEAVSFNLVLAVFPAILFLFTLIPLIPIENFQSDLLLLIQSILPASTYVVVQRIIEDIITIKHGGLLSFGFAFALVFSTNGIVALIDAFNVSIHVEESRSWLMQRAVAFVLVVSLFFLVTIGVSLMTITHRLLDFLVLKELMIQGWLYYMVVIGKWVVILGVFYFAYSFLYYWGPSKKSQYRFISAGASLATVLSILLTTGFGFYIDHFSRYNALYGSIGTLPIIMLLIFCYALAIIIGFELNIGIVAARNIQLTEVES; from the coding sequence ATGAATTACCAGCATCACTTTTACCACAGAAAACAGTTCCGCTGGATGGTGCCCTATATAAATAAGGCCAAACAGGTATCATTCCCGGGTTTTGATCGGGTACCTGCATTTAACGTACTCTTATTTTTCTTTAGAGGCATTCGTGATGGTAGGGTGATTGCAAGAGCAGAGGCAGTTTCCTTTAATCTGGTTTTAGCTGTTTTTCCAGCCATCCTCTTTCTCTTCACGCTTATACCCCTGATCCCTATTGAGAATTTTCAAAGCGATCTTCTCCTGTTGATTCAATCTATTCTACCAGCCAGTACTTATGTGGTGGTTCAGAGGATCATTGAAGATATCATCACTATCAAACATGGTGGCTTGTTGTCATTTGGTTTTGCCTTCGCCCTGGTTTTTTCGACCAACGGTATTGTGGCTCTCATAGATGCTTTTAATGTGTCAATTCATGTTGAGGAAAGTCGGAGCTGGTTGATGCAGCGAGCAGTAGCCTTTGTACTGGTTGTTTCTCTCTTTTTCCTGGTTACCATAGGTGTTTCTCTCATGACCATTACCCACAGACTGCTGGATTTCCTGGTCCTCAAAGAACTCATGATACAAGGCTGGCTCTACTATATGGTCGTTATTGGTAAGTGGGTTGTCATTCTGGGAGTTTTCTATTTTGCCTACTCCTTTCTTTATTATTGGGGTCCTTCTAAAAAAAGCCAATATAGATTCATCTCGGCCGGGGCAAGCCTGGCCACAGTCCTGTCAATTTTGCTTACCACAGGCTTTGGATTCTATATTGATCATTTCAGCCGCTACAACGCACTTTATGGTTCCATAGGAACCCTACCCATTATTATGCTGCTGATATTTTGTTATGCTCTCGCCATCATTATTGGCTTTGAACTGAATATTGGTATTGTCGCTGCCCGTAACATTCAACTTACAGAAGTAGAATCATAA